ATTCTCAATTTTTTTGGCATCAACATCCAGCACTTGCGCGTTGCGGGCGGCATCCTGCTCATGCGCTCGGCCTTTGAGCTGCTCACGCCCGGCGCCAACCGCGACCGGGTGGGGCCCGATGCCCTTGAAGAAAGCAAGCACAAGGACGACATCAGCTTCACGCCCCTGGCCATGCCCATGCTGTCGGGGCCGGGCTCCATGGCCATTTGCATTGGCCTGATTCGGCCCACTTACGTCGACAAGGCCATGACAGTGTTTGGCTTTACGCTGGTGGCGCTGGCGGCCTTTATTATCCTGCTCTTTTCCCTGCGGCTCACCCGCGTGCTGGGTAAGCCCGGCATGGCGGCCATGGCGCGCATCATGGGCTTCATCACCCTGGCCATTGGGGTCAATTTCTTTGCCACGGCCATCAGCGCCCTGTTTCCGGGGCTGACGCGGTAAAAGCCCAACGGCCGTCAGGCAGCGTGCCGCATGTCGAGAGCCGGGACATAACGTCGCTTTTTCAACTCGGACGCAATGCGGCATGCGTCTGCCTGGCGGTGTACCTTTGCCCTCGCTTATGCTGAAAAACGACCTTTTCCTCCGCGCCGCTCGCGGCGAGGCCACCGAACGTACGCCCGTGTGGCTGATGCGCCAGGCCGGCCGCATCCTACCCGAATACCGCGCCCTGCGCGCCCGCCTCTCCGGCTTCAAAGAGCTGGTAGAAACGCCCGCCCTGGCCGCCGAAGTCACCATTCAGCCCATTGATGCGCTGGATGTGGACGCCGCCATCATCTTCTCCGACATCCTGGTGGTGCCCGATGCCATGGGCCTGACATATGAGATGGTGGAAGCCCGCGGCCCGCTCTTTCCCGAAGTCATCAAATCGGCCGCCGACGTGGCCAAGCTCCGCATCGCGGACCCCGAAGAGCACCTCGGCTACGTGCTCGAAGCCATCCGCATTACCCACCGCGCCCTCAACGGCCGGGTGCCGCTTATCGGTTTCGCCGGCGCTCCCTGGACCATTCTGGCCTACATGGTTGAGGGCCACGGCTCCAAAACTTTCAGCAAAGCCCGCGGCATGCTCTACCGCGAGCCCGCCCTGGCCCACCAGCTACTCGCCAAAATTACGGCCACGACCATTGCCTACCTCAAGGCCCAGGTGGCCGCCGGTGCCCAGGTGGTGCAGGTGTTCGATTCCTGGGCTGGCATCCTGCCCCCCGACCACTACCGCGAATTCTCGACCCGCTACATTGCTGAAATCTGCGAAGCGCTGGCTCCCCTGGTGCCCGTCACCGTTTTTGCAAAAGGCGCCTGGTGGGCCGTGCCCGATTTTGCGGCCCTGCCCTGTCGCACCATTGGGCTGGATTGGAACCAGGACCCCATGCAGGTGCGCCGCGAAGCCGACGGCAAAACCTTGCAAGGCAACCTCGACCCCTGCGCTCTCTACGGCACCCGCGAGCAGGTGAGAGCGGCCACTGAAACCATGCTCCGCAAGTTTGCCGGCGGCCCCCACATTGCCAACCTCGGCCACGGCGTGTACCCTGATACCGACCCGGATAACGTCCGCGTATTCGTGGACACGGTGAAGGCCTGGCGCGGGTAGTTTGTAATCGGCTGTCATCCTGACGCAGGAGGCATCTTATCAGGTTAGTACTAATCGTTTAGCCATGAGAAGATGCTTCGCAGGCTCAGCATGACAGCCGATTGTGATTTTCACTCCCCACTTCGTTATTAAAAAAGCCTTCCATGGACGTCAAAGACAGCAACGGCACCCTGCTCGCCGAAGGCGACTCGGTCACCCTCATCAAAGACCTCAAAGTGAAAGGCTCGTCCCTCACCCTGAAGCGCGGTACGCTCGTCAAAAACATCCGCCTCACCAATAGCGCCAGCGAGATTGAAGGCCGGGCCGGTGGCAGCACCATGGTGCTCAAAACTGAGTTTTTGAAGAAAGCATAAACCCGAACAGGTTAAAAAGGAAATGGCGCCAGGTTCTGCCCGGCGCCATTTCCTTTTTAACCTGTTCGGGTTGGGCAGTTTAGATTCCGGCCTCCATGGCCTCCTGGAGCAGCAGCTGCTTTTCCACGGGCACCACGCCTACCTGCTCGCAGACCAGCCCACCGCCCAGGTTGGCCAGCGCGGCGGTGAAGGCGGGCGGGCAGCCCAAGGCCACGCACAGCGCGGCAATGCTAATGACGGTATCGCCAGCGCCGGACACATCGGAAATGGTGCGCAGGTGGGCCGGCAGATACGTTTTTTGCTCATTCTGCTGCGCAAATACGCCGTATTCCGACAGTGTCACCAGCACCGTTTCGGGCTCCAGCACCTCGCGCAGCCGGGTTACGGCCGCTTCAAATCCGGGGCGGTCCGACACAGGGTCGCCGAACTCCAGTTTCAGGCCCTCGCGTAGCTCCTTCAAATTTGGCTTGAAGAGCGTGCAGCTTCGGTAGGCCAGGAAGTTCTTCTTCTTGGGGTCCACCACCGTGGGAATGCCGCGCTCCCTTGCCCGCGCAATGCACTCGGCAATAATGGCTTCGTTGAGCACGCCCTTGTCGTAGTCCTCGAAAATCACGACGTCGGCGCGGGTCAGCAGGTCGTCGTAGGCGGCCAGCAATTGGGTACTTTCTTCGGCGTTGACGTCGGTTTCAACCTCGGAGTCGATGCGCAGCAACTGCTGGCCGTGCGCCAGAATGCGCTGCTTGACCGTGGTGGGCCGGTGTGCGCTGCGAATGATGCCATCCGACGAGAGCTGCCGCTCGTGCAGCAGTTGCAGGAGCTGGTCGCCGCCCGGGTCGTTGCCAATTACGGCGCAGAGCAGCGGCGTAGCGCCGAGGGCCTGCACGTTCAGGGCCACGTTGGCAGCCCCGCCCAGGCGCTGCTCGGTGCGGGCCACGTGCACGATGGGCACCGGCGCCTCGGGCGAGAGCCGCGTCGAGCGGCCCCACACGTAGGCATCCACCATCACATCCCCGATGATGAGGACGCGTAGGCGATTGAAGTTTTCGAAAAGTGTAAGCAGAGAATCGACAGACATTGTGCAAAGGTAGGGACGAGCCACGGCGCGTTCTACCCCAGCATGTCCACTCCCATAGCCGAGCTTGGGCTGCCCCGCCTACCCTGCGGCGCGGGCCTACAGTTTCGCCAAGCTGGCTTTCACCCGTCGAAACGCTTCTACCAGCTTGTCATCGGCCGCGGCTGTGCTGAACCGCATGCATTCCGGGGCCCCAAACGCCTCGCCCGATACCGCCGACACCAGCCCATCGTTCAGCAGGTAAAGCGCCAAATCCATCGAGGTGCTAATGATGCTGCCATCGGGCGCGGTGCGGCCCAGGAAGGCCGATACGTCGGGGAAGACGTAGAAAGCGCCGCTGGGCGTGGGCGTTTTGAGGCCGGGAATGTCTTTCACGATGTCCAGCACCAAATCGCGGCGGCGGCGGTAGGCCTCCACCATCTCGTCGGCGGAGGCGCGGCCGCCGCGCAGGGCCGCCAGGCCGGCGTGCTGCGCAATGGAGCAGGTGCCGGACGTAATCTGGCTCTGCATTTTCTCGCAGGCCGCGGCAATGTCCTGGCGGGCGGCCAGGTAGCCCAGGCGCCAGCCAGTCATGGCGTAGCCCTTGGAGAAGCCGTTCACGGTAATCACCCGGTCCTTCACCTCCGGAAATTGAGCCAAGCTCACGTGCTCGCCCACAAAATTGATGTACTCGTAAATCTCATCGGCCAGGGCAAATACCTGCGGATGCCGCGCCATTACGGCCGCAATTTCACTCAGCTCCTGCCGGCTGAATACCGAGCCCGTGGGGTTGCAGGGCGAAGAGTACATGATGAGCTTGGTGCGTTCCGTGATGGCGGCTTCGAGCTGCGCGGCCGTCACTTTGTAGTCGTTTTCGAGCGTGCCCACGAGCGGCACCGACGTGCCTTCGGCCAGCTTCACCATCTCCTCGTAGCTCACCCAATAGGGCGAAAACACGATGACCTCATCGCCGGGGTTCACTAGGCTTAGCACGGCGTTGGCCAGCGCCTGCTTGGCGCCGGTGCTCACCACAATCTGGTTGGGCTGAAAGTCGAGCTGGTTGTCGCGCTTGAACTTGTCGCAGATGGCCTGCCGCAACTCCGGAATGCCCGGCACGGGCGTGTAGAACGTGAAGCCCTTGTCGAGGGCCTCCTTGGCGGCGTCCTTGATGTACTGGGGCGTCTGAAAGTCGGGCTCGCCGAAGCTCAGGTTGATAACGTCGAACCCCTTGGCGATGAGTTCCCGGCACTTTTTGGCCATGGCAATCGTAGCCGATTCGTGCATCGCCTGAATGCGGCTGGAGAGCGGCGAAGCGGGCGCGATGGTGGTAGTGCTGGACATAATGCAGTGAAAGTGATAGTAGCTAACCGAAGGTGCCGCCGCCCCAAGCATTGGTCGAAGCAGCGTTCAGGAACATCTGCCTTTGCCGGCAGAGATGCCCAAATTACGACGCAGAATCGATGCTGTCCGAATTAAGTTACTGCCCCAGCCGGCGCCAGCAGCGCCAAAGCACGCTCAAATCCGTGCTGGGCTCATAATCTTTGGCATAAAGCAGCTCCAGCCGCCGCCGCGTGACTTCGTTCAGCGGAGCGGCCGACACGGCCGCATCGGCCGGCGACAGCACGGCGGGCACCGCCCGGGCCGAGCCGTGGGTGTGCCGCAGCCCCACCCAGGTGCGGTTGCCCAGCAGCACCGCCAGGCAATTGCGAAGGAATCGGCCTTTTTGGGGCTGCAGCCATATGAGCACGGGCGACAAGAGCAGCAGCCCAGCGCTGCTCAGCACGTCGAGCAGGCGCTTGGCCCGGGCCTGCCGGGGCTGGTAGAGGTTCAGGGCAATATCCAGGGTGTAATAGTCGCCCGGCGTGTCCTTGCTGCTGCTCCCGATGATGTACTGGCTGTCTTCGGGCAGAATCTTGTAGGCCACCCGCGGGGCGGCCGGTAGGCTCAGCATCAGGGCAATAATCTGGCTGGCAGGCAGGTCTTTGCCGCAAAAAATCAGCTCATCCAGCGCGTAGAGGCGGATAATGTCGGCGAGCTGGCGCAGCTCGCCCAAGGGCTCATCCGGTCCCGGGGCAGACGCGTTGCTAAACAGCGGTGCCGAGGGGGCGGGGTGACTGCCCTTTTGGGCCACGCTCACGTAGCCAATCACGTGCGCCTGCACCCCGGCGGCTTCCAGCAGCTGGCGCACGCGGTGGGTTTCGGGCCCCGAGCCCACGATGGCAATGTTCTTATGCCGCTGCTCGCTTAGGCGCAGGTCGCGGTACTTGATAAAGTGCGTCAGCAGCTGCCGGCCCATCAGGGCCACCACGGCCCACCCGCCGCCCAAGATAATCAGCGCCTTGGAAAAGCGCCAGGCATCGAGGTAGTTAGAAGCCGCCGAGATTAAGAGCGTGCCCACAAAGATGCCGCGCGCTACGCGGGCGGTTTTCACGGGCGGGTCGTAGGCCCCGCTCAGGTAGGCCGAGGTGAGCCAGACCAGGATGTACGCCGGTACGGCCACCATCATGTACTGCGGCGGGTAATCGCCGGGCACAAACTTGTGGTTGCGTTCCCAATACGATTTCAGGAAGTACATGCCGCCCCAAATAAGGCCGGCATCGAGTAGCAGCGGGGCCACCCGCACAGCCAGCCGCTCCAGTACCGCCGCGCCGGCCCGCAGCCAGATGGCCGCATTTATCAGCAGCGAAAACAAGC
This region of Hymenobacter sedentarius genomic DNA includes:
- a CDS encoding zinc ribbon domain-containing protein YjdM produces the protein MDVKDSNGTLLAEGDSVTLIKDLKVKGSSLTLKRGTLVKNIRLTNSASEIEGRAGGSTMVLKTEFLKKA
- the hemE gene encoding uroporphyrinogen decarboxylase, whose product is MLKNDLFLRAARGEATERTPVWLMRQAGRILPEYRALRARLSGFKELVETPALAAEVTIQPIDALDVDAAIIFSDILVVPDAMGLTYEMVEARGPLFPEVIKSAADVAKLRIADPEEHLGYVLEAIRITHRALNGRVPLIGFAGAPWTILAYMVEGHGSKTFSKARGMLYREPALAHQLLAKITATTIAYLKAQVAAGAQVVQVFDSWAGILPPDHYREFSTRYIAEICEALAPLVPVTVFAKGAWWAVPDFAALPCRTIGLDWNQDPMQVRREADGKTLQGNLDPCALYGTREQVRAATETMLRKFAGGPHIANLGHGVYPDTDPDNVRVFVDTVKAWRG
- a CDS encoding glycosyltransferase family 2 protein, with the protein product MTVLPVISPAVVKLSVIIVNYNVCYFLEQALLSVRRAVEKLAQPVEVFVVDNNSVDGSVAMVQARFPEVILIANRHNPGFSKANNQALRRATGQYRLLLNPDTVVEEDTFRACCEFMDEHPECGGLGVKMLDGQGNFLPESKRALPTPKVAFYKMFGLAKLMPKSRTFGRYHLGFLSQEETHEVEVLSGAFMLLRQTALDKIGLLDEDYFMYGEDIDLSYRLTQGGWKNYYFPGTRIIHYKGESTKRTSVNFVFVFYRAMVIFARKHFAPGQAGLFSLLINAAIWLRAGAAVLERLAVRVAPLLLDAGLIWGGMYFLKSYWERNHKFVPGDYPPQYMMVAVPAYILVWLTSAYLSGAYDPPVKTARVARGIFVGTLLISAASNYLDAWRFSKALIILGGGWAVVALMGRQLLTHFIKYRDLRLSEQRHKNIAIVGSGPETHRVRQLLEAAGVQAHVIGYVSVAQKGSHPAPSAPLFSNASAPGPDEPLGELRQLADIIRLYALDELIFCGKDLPASQIIALMLSLPAAPRVAYKILPEDSQYIIGSSSKDTPGDYYTLDIALNLYQPRQARAKRLLDVLSSAGLLLLSPVLIWLQPQKGRFLRNCLAVLLGNRTWVGLRHTHGSARAVPAVLSPADAAVSAAPLNEVTRRRLELLYAKDYEPSTDLSVLWRCWRRLGQ
- a CDS encoding bifunctional heptose 7-phosphate kinase/heptose 1-phosphate adenyltransferase; translated protein: MSVDSLLTLFENFNRLRVLIIGDVMVDAYVWGRSTRLSPEAPVPIVHVARTEQRLGGAANVALNVQALGATPLLCAVIGNDPGGDQLLQLLHERQLSSDGIIRSAHRPTTVKQRILAHGQQLLRIDSEVETDVNAEESTQLLAAYDDLLTRADVVIFEDYDKGVLNEAIIAECIARARERGIPTVVDPKKKNFLAYRSCTLFKPNLKELREGLKLEFGDPVSDRPGFEAAVTRLREVLEPETVLVTLSEYGVFAQQNEQKTYLPAHLRTISDVSGAGDTVISIAALCVALGCPPAFTAALANLGGGLVCEQVGVVPVEKQLLLQEAMEAGI
- a CDS encoding MarC family protein, translating into MEILLATFTTLFSIVNPFGAMPVFLTLTAEDRAQERARTALRACIYMVAILSVAFFGGQYILNFFGINIQHLRVAGGILLMRSAFELLTPGANRDRVGPDALEESKHKDDISFTPLAMPMLSGPGSMAICIGLIRPTYVDKAMTVFGFTLVALAAFIILLFSLRLTRVLGKPGMAAMARIMGFITLAIGVNFFATAISALFPGLTR
- a CDS encoding pyridoxal phosphate-dependent aminotransferase: MSSTTTIAPASPLSSRIQAMHESATIAMAKKCRELIAKGFDVINLSFGEPDFQTPQYIKDAAKEALDKGFTFYTPVPGIPELRQAICDKFKRDNQLDFQPNQIVVSTGAKQALANAVLSLVNPGDEVIVFSPYWVSYEEMVKLAEGTSVPLVGTLENDYKVTAAQLEAAITERTKLIMYSSPCNPTGSVFSRQELSEIAAVMARHPQVFALADEIYEYINFVGEHVSLAQFPEVKDRVITVNGFSKGYAMTGWRLGYLAARQDIAAACEKMQSQITSGTCSIAQHAGLAALRGGRASADEMVEAYRRRRDLVLDIVKDIPGLKTPTPSGAFYVFPDVSAFLGRTAPDGSIISTSMDLALYLLNDGLVSAVSGEAFGAPECMRFSTAAADDKLVEAFRRVKASLAKL